One region of Drosophila kikkawai strain 14028-0561.14 chromosome 2R, DkikHiC1v2, whole genome shotgun sequence genomic DNA includes:
- the LOC138927978 gene encoding uncharacterized protein: MLITSSVKAAFMNKFVLEDTDFDRVTQKSACTERGSWSRSTTGGLRARFPASSILPESSLLQPFVNWTTLSYAECRHRLGCINPVTRNASLIAPSAKIQCPAKATVKYILPKKPKEQAAMQA; the protein is encoded by the exons ATGCTTATAACGTCATCCGTCAaag ccgCTTTTATGAACAAATTTGTGTTGGAGGACACAGATTTCGATAGAGTGACACAAAAATCAGCATGCACAGAACG GGGAAGTTGGAGCCGATCAACCACCGGTGGACTCCGGGCCAGATTTCCTGCGTCTTCAATTCTACCTGAGTCGTCCCTACTCCAGCCGTTCGTCAACTGGACAACTTTAAGCTATGCTGAATGTCGGCA CCGGCTGGGCTGCATTAACCCGGTTACGCGCAATGCATCGCTGATTGCTCCGTCCGCAAAAATACAGTGTCCAGCAAAGGCTACGGTCAAATACATCCTGCCCAAAAAGCCGAAGGAGCAGGCGGCAATGCaggcctaa